The nucleotide sequence GACGTCCATGGATTACCAAAGTTACGCACCCTGATTTGAAAAGGTGGCCCAAACCTATATTGACAAGCCCATTTTTAAATTGTCACCCATAGAATTTGATCAAATGTGTAATGGCTCACTTTTAGCATTTTGTTTACATGTAATATCATAGTAATTACACAGCAAACAATGAAGAAAGTGTTTTAAGATATGTTctatatttatagatttttttactttaattcaaTTATATAATTAAGCTATATATTATCTCAATACCAATTCAAATCTTACAGAAACTGTACATTTCAGTAAAAGTTTTATATCAGCAGCTCAGTGAAGGTTAACAGCGTCCATGTGTAcgagatggatttgtttttaaatcaaaatggcCCGCTTGAATAATTGTCAGTATTTATGATATTTGTAATGACATTTCCATGAAACTGATGTTGAGGAAGGCTGACATCTGTACAACCGAATACTGTTTGGGATGTGTTTTGTTGGAAGAAACACCACCGTTTGAAACATGTTTccattttaagttatttttttatgaattgcaatattagttattagtttgtttgttcttttctgTTCTTCTTGGTGTAGAATTATGTACAAAAATGATGTTTGTCGTTGACAGCTGAAATACTTAGAACTCCGACAGGAAGACGTGGGTTCTATAGCGTTTGTCTGTAGTTCACTTGTATATCCTTTTTCAAAGATGCACTGCCACGTATTCGTTCCCACTTTGTAGACACAAATAGGCATAAACTGAACTTTAAGACTCCTAAAGTTGTCGGCTCTGAGCTGTCACGTACTATCGATGTACAGTCGTGTTGAAGAGACGGTGGGTGCTGAGGCAGGAACAGAAAGGTTTGAATGAAATAGACGGTGTGTTCAGGTGAGGGTGAAAGGAAAAAGGGGGAAGGGGCACATTAGGGATGCATGTACATATGTAAATGATAAATAGAGACACGTtaacagaaatgtattcattttccCCAGGGGAATGTGCATTGTGTATTTAGAATTTGTAAAGCTTGCATCCTCCCATCAGAATCTAAATTGGGTAAAATGAATCTGTGTTTGTTAGCGTCTGTGGAACCTCTAAGCATTTGttcacttttgtaaaatattcaTCCCACATGACTGAGGAATTTGGGGAGGGGATAAAAAGAGacacatttgttttacatttgtgtaatatttagCTTATGTGTATTGCTCCATTTCTTGTGTACTTAATAAGGTGCTACAGAAGATAATGAAGAAAATCCTGGGGAAATAATTTGGACGATAGGGACACGGGGCCAGGAGCGGTTCCAAAAGATTGTAACCAAAATCCAGAGTTTGTACAATTTTGATATCACGATCAGgaacaatgaaaaacaaacatgaggTACAATCTGAGGTGATTGGCACCAAACGTTGCAGTTGTCTTTGCTTGTACATTCTGTTGTACAATCATTTCATATTCTAAACTggtcagaagaaaaaaaacaacaaaaaactaattGTGATTTTTAGTCTTGCAAAACTGTATGTAGTTAGATGCTGTGACATCCTAATATTTAtctaataaatatgtattcagATGAAACAACCTTACAGCGTTTCTGATCTTTCATTTGGTGTGCACGCATAGCTGTGAGAATCTGCTGTGGAAACCGCAGGCTTTACAGTAACTGCAAGAAAACAACCACAAAGAACAAAGCAGCAATGGTTTGCAACCACTGGGAGGCCAATGTTTCctatgggtaaaaaaaaaaaaaggctttctCAAGGGAGCACATGCAGTGGGGAGTTTGATTCATCAAAGTGACTTCAGTCTTTTGATTTGACTCGCTAAAAGGATTTGTTCAGAggcattttttttacagattgcCCGGGTAGCTACAGGTGAGTGTAAAACAccaattctgtgaaaaacacattattagccttaatatattattagttcaatattattaatgttagttttCTTCAAATCTGCTAAGAGACTCTAGAACATGGGTGCCCAAACttgctcctggagggccggtgtcctgcagtttagctccaacttgtctcaacacacctgctgggaaggttctagtatgcctagtgtatatatatatatatatatatatatatatatatatatatataccgccctccaaaagtttggaaacacccctggcaaagtgtggttttggacgacaTCAGCATAAtgatccttatcattttttggtgtacacattatcattgaagaccagcaatacaaattttcattttgattacataataatggcaatatatacatgtcaaagtcagacatgcccctttgccagctgtgatacctggttactggtttaaacttggcccaggattttaaaagatttaatagCTTTAACAACTGATTagcaattaagtttagaatacaatgaatttaggcccagattatgcagctatatatatatatatgtgaaatGTCATGTTGAAtgttgtcacacacacacacacacacacacacacacacacaaacatgtctggtttattatctttgtggggactctccataggtgcaatggtttgtatactgtccacactgtattttctatccccttaccctaaccctacccctaaacctaacccttacagaaaactttctgcatttttactttctcaaaaaatctcattctgtatgatttataagcttttgtacccatggggaccacaagccggtccccacaatgtcaaaaatttcaggttttactatccttgtggggacatttggtccccaacaaagtacacacacacacacacacacacacacacacatatatatatatatatatatatatatgtacttgtttttgctacattgtggggaccaaatgtccccacaaggatagtaaaacctgaaatttttgacattgtatgttaaaaaatgattaaaaatagtatatgatgtttatctgaaagtgtaacaatgcaaacatgttttctgtaaggggtaggtttagggttagaagtctcacccatagacCTACTCAAGCGTTGAGGAAGCAGCTGAAGGGTTTGGACTTACATCACGATTCGGTCAGTTACCCCTTAACATTGTTCtgttaatttatgctgtctaaaccacggaaaacaCGTATGGAacctgctaaatcatatagataAGGActtaagcaggaaagggtgcaacaTTTCgacaaaataaagttaataggtggaaaagatacgtacgagcagtattaagatattagcctaatatttcacctacctgaccggaaatgataagaacaaacacgaatgttgtcaagattcttgccctggaaatcctggttcagtttggccaaccacaaacgtgttttgttcctcagacagtttttgcactcttctctttgatttgttaCAGTTTAACTGTAGTCTATTGTACTCTAAATGGTTTTCCCAGTCCCACCGACTCGTACAGCCCGAAACATGAgaataaatgatcattttcagcaataACTAGcaaaaatatgcgagtttcgttcggttcagtgaCATTGTTTACGTTCATTGTTGCCAATATGGCCAGTGGCGTCGTGAAACCACTGTATAAAAATTGAGTTTTAGTGTGATGtccatatttattattatcagacattttttttattttttatactttaattaTTTCCTCTTGTGAACGAAACCCTAGTTTATTCAGTTATGACTTACTGAACACAAGCTTGTGGTTCGTCGTTCCATTGGTCAGAAGGCTCTCCTTCAATAGTAGTTAAGATAAGGCAGAAATTGTGATGTCCAATAACGtggacatttttacattttgaacattGACGACCCTGAGAAGCTTAAAGACCACACGGTGTCGCTGTTGATATTAATTCCACCCTCTAATGGCTCTCTGTGCTTTGACCATAGAAGAACATGTCacgtgttgtgtgtgtgtacggtAGTGTACGCTAGTTCTAACCTTGAGCGCTGATTCTTATATGTATTCGTTGATGGGTTTTCAGCCCTACAGCAGTAATGTTACAGATGAAAAATCGTTTGAAATACTGCTCTGTCGCAGTCGCTGCGAACAGACTGGTTTCAGGTCCGCTGAAGAACCCTGTTGTCTTTATGGATATCGCAGCTGACGACGAGTTCATTGGAAGAATTATTATTGAGGCAAGTCATGATTTATTACAGCTGAATGCCAGCGTTATTTgtaatgtaacataaatgtatGAATCAGAGACTTCCAATGAAAAGAGTGAGGCAAAATAAAGTTACTCTTCTTGGTGTATCCAGTGACTGAAAATAACTCGAGTAATGCATGTTTTCACTAGCAGTTTCTTGTAAATAtggcaattttttaaataaccctgaaccacaaaaccagtcataagggtctgtTTTATGATTGGGactgagatttacacatcatctgaaaactgaataaacaggcttttcattgatgtatggtttgttaagataggacatttggttgagatacaactttttgaaaatcaggaatctaagggtgcaaaaaaaaaaaaaaaaaagagaaggtCGCCTTTACTCCAAATGacgttttgatatatgtatgttaggaaatttacaaaatatcttaatggaacatctttactttttatcctaatgattttttgcataaaagaaaaattgatcattatgacctatacaatgtatttttggctattgctacaaatatacgtGTGATACTTaagcctggttttgtggtccagggtcacaaatagtaatatttattattaataataatgataattgtaaattaatattttatagacaataataataaaaataccattgtgtaataataatcattattagtaATAGAAATAATAGTAGTTgttgtattagtattattaatattctatATTCTAAGGAtggatttttcatattttatttgcagCTTTATGCTGATGTTGTACCAAAAACAGCTGGTAAGCAAACATAGAAATTCTAGCCTAGCAAAAAGGAGAAACActgtacaataaaaatatacaatgtacaattaattttatgtataataagCATAATGTACAATACATGATTAAAAAATTCCGAGTAAATTTCATAGTCTTGTACAGTTCAGTTTTTATGGTTCTTGTCTTTCAGCAAATTTCCGGGCCCTTTGTACAGGAGAGCATGGCTTTGGATATAAGGGCTCAGTATTCCACAGAATCATCCCTGAGTTCATGTGTCAGGTAAACTATTACTGCTACTCTTCATTctgcattatttattacataaaatgtcATCTTATCtcttcagtgtttatttattagttatgaGTTATATATGTGCACCTAAGGCCGTCTAATGATTGATGTTTTGCTGACAGGGTGGAGATTTCACTAATCATAATGGCACGGGTGGAAAGTCTATTTATGGAAAGAAATTTAACGATGAGAATTTCAAGCTGAAACACACTGGACCAGGTGATGTCACtactgttactgttactgtACCATACTTACCATGAACTGTCACAAAAATAAAGGGCTACATGTGatcacacatacattttttcaCAATAACCGGTTGTTAGTCACATTAGTAGCTAACAACAATTTAtccacaaatatttaataatgcaatagAAACTCAGTCAATCCAGTTCTGTGGAAATCCATAGCATCTTTCTGCATGTGACTAGCCTATGTATCACAGTTCCTTGGGATCTGATTCAGCTCAATTTCATCATTACAAGACTgtgaaaatgtgcaaaaactGCATGTGCGTTTGTTTACAGCCACAAGGTGGTAGTAAGGCTCCCTCAGTTGCAGAAATCTTCCCCTGTTGTAATCTTCAAACAAATGACCTACTTTCTAAGCAAGTCAAAGCCAGCATATCCTAGTGCATTTTTGGTGCCAGGGGGATCCTACACCCGCAAACCCTCTTGATAGATTAATATGGGCAAATAGTGTAGGGTTGTGTAATACATGACTGGATGTAATTGTAGTAGAGGGCTGAAACTTACCTAACCCAGATGTTGTCTTTCATCCAGTACCCCCTGCTGCTTTGCaaactcagatttttttttcattctctgGTTGTTATTGTGGAACTGTTGATGGTTAGATATTTTCCCTGAATGTCTatatcattaaattattcaaaGTGACAAATTTGCCTATAAAAAACATGCAGTAACTCAGGAGGTGGTCTGattttctctgtctttctcgCTTGTAGGTGTACTGTCTATGGCAAACTCTGGGCCGAACACAAATGGATCCCAGTTCTTCATctgcactgcaaaaacagaatggtagGATGGTGGAAAGCATatataagtttatttattaCCTATCCcaagtgttttcattttttctttttatgggATCGATGCTCATGTCGTTCTCTTTCAGGCTGGATGGCAAACACGTCGTATTCGGGCAGGTCAAAGAGGGTATGGAGACGGTCTCTTTAATGGAGTCCTATGGCCTACATGATGGAGGAACTGTAAAGAAAATcgtcatcacagactgtggagaACTCAAGTAACATCTCTTTCCCTCCCTAAAGGAGAGAACGGAGACGTCACGTTGGTGACCGACAAGTTGGGATCCCAATTCGTCGGTCACCGACGTGACTCAAAGTGACTGACTGATGGGGAACCAAGGATGCGATcaaacattttaacacataCATGTTTCCTAAGCACTTATTGCCATTTTAATGTCAGTCTATGGACACATTAAGGTGTTTTATGCTTACTAAGTAAGCAAATGACTCAGTAAGTATGGTGATACTGAGCCCTACACAGCAAATGTTGCTTATGGTTCCATAATGCCATGGGCCGTAAGGAAATTTATACTGTTAAAGCCTCTTTTCTTGATTTTGAAATTAGGATAAAAGCTATATGGAGATGTTTACCTTCTAAGAACTATGCCAGAGAAACCCCAGGaggtttttaaacaaataaattacacatgAAACTGGTTTTGACATATGGAATTTCTTCCAGGATATTTGCATCCTgtgcccattttttttttttttaatgactcaAGGCTGTTTTCCAGATGAGGACCGTCTACAACTGCGGCAGTATATCTGGTTGCGTGGCATGCTTTTTAAATCTTCCTGAGAATGATCCCAAACCTTTTTTTAGACTCTAACCAGCGACAAGATTTCCTGTCCCCCTAAAGCAGGATATGACATCCTGTTTGGCTGTGAGGATTCTCCACCTCCAACATTAAACATTCAGCCAGAATCTTCTGAACATGTTTGTACAATAGTCGCAGAGACAGTTGGGAACACGAGTTTGTCAGATGTGTTCCATTATAACTGCAGCCAGCTGACACTCACATACcctgaaatgaaaatgagcaGTCCGTCTTAGACGGCGTGTAGGTGTAGCTTATCACAGTAATGCCTTATGAAAGTAAATTATGAACCTTTGTGGAAAACAGTGCTCTTTCCTAAACGAAACCATATGGGGTCTGAACTCACAACTGGTTTGTTTGACTTCTCCGATTGCATTGTTGCTATAGAGACATTCTCATTCCCTTTCTGTTTAAGTCTGCATTGTTGCAACAAACTTGATATAATTTGGGCCTCCACCCTCTAGTGAAGTTTAAGGGATTTGGAATGTGTAGACCAATTACTTAAAGTTGGCTTCGAGAGCAAAGCCAGCGTCATCGCCAAGTCCTAACGTTCACATACAGCGCTCATGTGTTTACAATCATTACAAGTAATTAGGTCGAGTGAAAAAGTACACATCTGTGGCTTCAAACCTGCGCTGTTGCGAAGACCGGGCGAGGTCGAAACTAAAAGTAACGCTCTTCGGGCTGTTCCACAGTAAATGAATGTGATGTCAGAATGACAACTGTTCCCCGAGGCTTTGGACTATGGTTTTCAATTACACAAGCATCATTCCCAAGGACCGTATCTAAATAATTAATCAGTCCATACTGCCGTCAGCGTGACTGATTTAAAATGGACACAATTTCCCAACACCCAGACGCGGGCCAAAGAACATGTTGAAATCCAAAAACAGGCCGTATGTATATTTGGCACAGACTGAACAGAACTATATATCACTGTGTGCAAAAAATGAAACAGAGTCATGATTCATTTAGTCAATGTTTTAATCGAACAAACTTCTAAAAGCACAGTCTTCAGTTTTCCTAACTAACAAATAAGGCACATATCGGAATGCCGTTTCATGGACACGGAGCGACAGATTTCAGCTCGTCCCACATCCTAGTACATTCCCCTCATCGGCGCTTTCTGTCGCTCGGTCCACTCCAATATGATGACAAATATTTTACAGACATTACAAACATGAGTGTTAAATCAGTACATTCAGTAAATCTAGTAATGGTACTGGAAATCCTAGGAGTGAATAGAGGCATTTATTAATGACTAACAATTAGAGAGGTGTATTCTACAAAAGATACCTTGGCAAGAATTAAacaagtattaatattaaataagaaTACATTGCACAAACGgtttaaaaaacatgcacatGCAAACTTCAGTCCCACACACTTGTTCGAAAAATAgtctttgatttttttccatttttacatACGAGGAAAAATATTTCGACATCATTCCTGGACTTGGCAGTAACTGGAGACGGCTAACTAGAGCTCACAGTTTCATACAGTATGGGCCTGATTCACTAACACAAGCTTTGTACGTGCAATTCAGTGTTATGGTCAATGACTGGAGTTAATCACGTCTTTTTGCCACTGTTTTGCGTCTAGAAAACACCGCAGTAAAAAGGCCCTACGACTTACAGTGTGTGAGTCAGTCtctgttattttataaaaaaaaaaaaaaacagctgtttgtgATGTTAGAACGAGTGTTATAGGTTCCTATAAATGCAAATCAAAACATTCATGCTGTATAGCAGACACGCAAAGATTCGAAACAACGCCGAAGCACAAGTATGCTCGTAAAAGGTACGGTTACTATATACCGATAACATCTAgaataacaaaacacaaataaaatggctTGTAAGGGCGTAATAATTATGTACCAACTTTTGAATAATATTCTATGTAGTCATCAATATTTTCTTCATAGAGTAGCTTCTGTTgcatattttatacaaaaaagaattgaattgttaaaaaaaagaacaaaatccttccataaatatttctgtaggaTATAACCAACGATTATTGTAAAACATCAAAGGAAACAACAAAACTCCCAGCTCTTTTGCATCTCAGCATTTTGCCCTTTTTCACATACAAAGTTTTAATATTGCatcataacattttgaaatagctAACTTGATAATGATGGTAATCGAATATATACACAAAACACATACTAGTATCTTTATAAGGGTAAAAACGAACAAAAATCTTGTCTGGATATCAAACTGCTCCAAAATCTTCATTATCTATATTGTTTCCAAAATACACATACctttaatagaaaataacacGTTTATACTGAAAGTGAGCTATAAAAGTCAAGTATATGTATttcaagacaaaaacacatgcGCAAAAAAGCACTTTGTAtagttttaaatgcatgtaCACTCTCAATACCACAAGCTCTGTCTTTCTTtcaataggggaagctcatttacGTAAATCTGCacgtaaaacatttacaaaactcactgttttcattttagtcacGTATATATAGTGCAATGCAactattttgcaataacaaagCAAATTTAATAACAAGGCCTTGATCTAGTGGTGCATTCGGTCATTGATCCCAAAGATGCAAGGGAATTGTTATGTGTAGGCTACCAGCTATGGGTGAACAGCAATGATTATGATGAATCCAAggtaatccttttttttttcttttttttcccactggttattttcattacgCCATTCATTACGGTGTTTATCAAAAAGCAGAGTAACTCATTCCACCCTAAATGAGGCCTGAAGTAAACCTTGGCGTGTAAGAATGTACCCACAGCGAAGCCATTAGCAACACCAGAAAAACACAGTTACCAAGAAATAACGGCTCTCAGAAACAATGATGACGTCCAAAGAACAAAGTAGCGACTTACAGAGCCTTGTTTTTATTCAACGGTGATCCAATGATTGACTCCCTGGCAGTTTATATTCCTTGAATTTCTCATCAGAAACTCAAAGTAAAATGAGCTGGTTTATATTTCAGACATCTATTCGGCTCTTTTACTTCCTCAGCATCATACATGACATTCCTTGGCGAAAATCCTGACTTCTCATAACCAAACTGTGGTAAGGCACTAAACATTCCCTTCAGACAAAATTCCTATCTTCATCTGAGTTTATCCCAATAAATGAAGCATTATCTAATATTCACCAGAAAATATGTGGACTCCAAAGATAAGTAAACAATTATACACATTGTATTTACcatgtaaatgtgtttaactTCATATGTACATCTAGGATTAACAACGCAACGATGTCAAATCTCACAATATCCGTCTACGACTTATCACTGGAACACGTAAAGATACATTTATTGTTCGATAATCCTGACTCGCACTCAAATATGATCGATTAGTACTTTGTGTGAGCCATAACAAGAGGTAACTGTACACACTTCCATCTTAATATTAACATCCTCAATAACACATCTCTCTCCAAAAGTCTTCTGATCAATCAAATGTACCCGAAAAACTCTTCAGCATTACTTACTTTGTCCTTCTTTTCCCTTTACAACCATATATTTGTCCACTCAGATCGAAAATGCTTCCCAAAAATCACAGTTTAAACATCTGCAGCTAAtgaataaacatacatatatgGGGTTAGGCGATTAAAAACGTTCAAAATTAAGGATTTCATTCTGAAGCATGATCAGAATGCTTGTGTAAACAACGGAGAATTTCTTTAATGATACATTTTAGTGCAAGGGTCAAATTgaaaactctttaaaataaaggttttttatgcatctgcGCTCTCCATTTAACATTCGATTGCACAAAGGTTTCGTTGGAAAAGTGGAAGAGGGTTCTTTAGAACTTCTAAAAACTGTTTGCTAACACAaaaggttcttctgtggcactgctgtggaaaccttttgtaacctttattttttaagagcgAAGGATGTGAATGACGCATTTTGAATTTAATCATAAAAGTTACataatgaaatgaattaatgacattttctaGAGCAGTGTTTATGTAAGACACATGCACGCTATTTCATCTGAGATGTGTCATTCAGACACACTCTTTATCCTGAGGCAATATCTCAGCGAAGAACAGGCGTtatatgttttgaaatgttagCGCATGGACTGAAAACTCACATTTTGACCCCTGTACCAAAACACTAAGACGTTTGAAGCAGTTCTCTGGCAACAACATACATAATCACATTTCAAAGGACGGTGACGATCAGCTAGCCATGGCTTTGTTTCGGTCGTCCACTCCACAACAATGTAAAGGAGCCGATGACTCTGCATAAGCTGCAATGGTTTTGCATAGTTGCCAACAACTCCATTCAAATGCCTCCAGGGCTGCATTTAACCAACTTGACAAAAATATCTCGCATTTGGCAATTCATACAAGTACGTGAAAGATATAAACGACCTGACGTGCTAATCCGAAGCATTAGAAAGTTCTATTCTACAGTAGTTTCTAATGGCAAGAGGTGGGGTTAGACAAAACCTGTCCAGATATAAACACAGATGAAATTATCCCAGTTTAGTTAATTCAATTGCACTACGAAACGatatacaaaca is from Labeo rohita strain BAU-BD-2019 chromosome 13, IGBB_LRoh.1.0, whole genome shotgun sequence and encodes:
- the ppifa gene encoding peptidylprolyl isomerase Fa, translated to MLQMKNRLKYCSVAVAANRLVSGPLKNPVVFMDIAADDEFIGRIIIELYADVVPKTAANFRALCTGEHGFGYKGSVFHRIIPEFMCQGGDFTNHNGTGGKSIYGKKFNDENFKLKHTGPGVLSMANSGPNTNGSQFFICTAKTEWLDGKHVVFGQVKEGMETVSLMESYGLHDGGTVKKIVITDCGELK